A region of Oncorhynchus kisutch isolate 150728-3 linkage group LG29, Okis_V2, whole genome shotgun sequence DNA encodes the following proteins:
- the LOC109874234 gene encoding steroid hormone receptor ERR1 has protein sequence MSSRERRSDLYIKAEPSSPEGGGGGRASPGGASSDSSQSGGGGTRGDGVGRYSPPLYTPALRCHFKEEGGDGAEEGSTGSGGGRCKYALSTLPKRLCLVCGDVGSGYHYGVASCEACKAFFKRTIQGNIEYSCPASNECEITKRRRKACQACRFTKCLKVGMLKEGVRLDRVRGGRQKYKRRPEVENATYQSAPLPLRKEGEKGSSNIIVSHLLVAEPEKLFAMPDPLQPDTAQRTLTTLCDLADRELVVIIGWAKHIPGFLSLSLADQMSVLQSVWLEVLVLGVAFRSLGCEDEVVFAEDFVLDEEMSRVAGLTELNAAISQLARRFRSLQLDREEFVMLKAIALTNSDSVYIEDMEAVQKLRDLLHQTLLEMECQRHPEDPQRVGRLLLTLPLLRQTAGRALTTFYSIKTRGGVPMHKLFLEMLEAMMDSP, from the exons ATGTCTTCCAGGGAGCGTCGGTCAGACCTGTACATCAAGGCAGAGCCCAGCAGTCcagagggaggtggtgggggcCGGGCCAGCCCAGGGGGAGCCTCCTCAgactcctcccagagtggtggaGGTGGGACAAGAGGAGACGGGGTTGGGCGCTACTCACCCCCTCTGTACACACCGGCCCTGCGGTGCCACTTCAAGGAGGAGGGTGGTGATGGGGCGGAGGAGGGATCCACAGGTAGCGGAGGAGGGCGGTGCAAGTATGCCCTGAGCACACTACCCAAGAGACTGTGTTTAGTGTGTGGAGATGTAGGATCTGGCTACCACTACGGTGTAGCCTCGTGTGAAGCCTGCAAGGCCTTCTTCAAGAGAACCATCCAgg GTAACATCGAATATAGCTGTCCTGCGTCAAACGAATGTGAGATCACCAAGAGGCGCAGAAAGGCTTGCCAGGCGTGCCGCTTCACCAAGTGCCTTAAAGTAGGCATGCTGAAAGAGG GAGTCCGTCTGGACCGGgtcagaggagggagacagaagtATAAAAGGCGTCCAGAGGTGGAGAATGCGACCTACCAGAGTGCCCCTCTACCGCTTAGGAAGGAAGGGGAGAAAG GCTCCTCCAACATCATCGTGTCCCACCTCCTGGTGGCAGAGCCAGAGAAACTGTTTGCCATGCCTGACCCCCTGCAGCCTGATACGGCTCAGCGCACACTCACCACCCTCTGTGACCTCGCCGACCGCGAACTGGTCGTCATCATCGGTTGGGCCAAACACATCCCCG GCTTCCTGTCGCTGTCCCTGGCAGACCAGATGTCGGTGCTGCAGTCCGTGTGGTTGGAGGTGCTGGTGCTGGGTGTGGCCTTCCGCTCCCTGGGCTGTGAGGATGAGGTAGTGTTCGCTGAGGACTTTGTCCTTGACGAGGAGATGTCCCGCGTGGCTGGACTGACAGAGCTCAACGCAGCCATCAGCCAGCTGGCCCGACGCTTCCGCTCCCTGCAGCTGGACCGGGAGGAGTTTGTCATGCTCAAAGCCATCGCACTCACCAACTCCG ACTCTGTGTACATAGAGGACATGGAGGCAGTGCAGAAGCTGAGGGACCTCCTCCACCAGACCCTATTGGAGATGGAGTGCCAGCGACATCCCGAGGACCCCCAGCGGGTGGGGcgcctcctcctcaccctccccctcctccgcCAGACAGCTGGTCGCGCCCTCACCACCTTCTACAGCATCAAGACCCGAGGTGGCGTGCCCATGCAcaaactcttcctagagatgcTGGAAGCCATGATGGACTCGCCCtag